TCATCAAACTGGAAAACGGCATTGGTGTCGTTGTATTCCAGTACGACTTCCATTTCCGGATCATCCGGCATAATGTTTTTCAAATGATTCAATGGCTTCTTGGGTAAAATAAAGGAAGCATTTTTCCCTGATTTTATATCGTTGCGGCGGTAGCGAACCAATTTATGGGCATCGGTGGCGACAAAGTTAATGTGGTCCGGTCTTATTTCGCACAAAACGCCGGACATTACTGGCCGTAACTCATCATTCCCGGTGGCAAAAAGGGTTTTGCTAAAAGCATTTACCAATAAAGAAGCGTTGAGTTTTACCGAAATGGTATTTTCCAGTTTAGGAATCTGGGGAAACTCGTCGCTATTATGTCCAATCAGCTTGTATTTTCCTTCCCCCGCCATCAATTGCACTTCCTGGGAAGCCATGTCCACGTTAAAGGTTACAGGAATATTGGGGAATGTTTTGGTGATTTCCAGTAACATCCGGGCCGGAATGGCAATTTTTCCAGGATTCTCGGCCATTTCCACCTGTACGGTAGCCGAAATGGTGGTTTCCAGGTCGGAGGCTGTGATTTTCAGCGTTTTTTCTTCGGATAATTCAAATAAGAAATCGTCCAAAATAGGCAAGGTGTTGCTGCTGCTCATCACGCCGCTGAGCTTTTGTAAACTTTTCAGCAAATTGGCACTTGATATGATAAATTTCATGGTGTTAGTATTTTCTTTTTGCAAAAATATTCAAAAAGTAAAAGTAAAAAATTCCGTTAATTGAAGACGGGTTCTTTTCAACAAATTTTTAACAATCTGACGGGGGATTTATGACGGCTGATTACCCGCTTCCGATGCTGTCCGTTTATTTTCTTTATCGTCTTTGTATCGTCTGATTTTGATGTTCATATAGGCAAAAAAGATGGTCATTAGCGGGCTGATCAGATTGAAAAAGGCGTAGGGAAGATAGGATAGTGTGGGAACGCCCAAAACGCGTGCTTGTGTAGCACCTCCTGTATTCCAGGGAATTAAAACGGATGTTACCGTACCGGCATCTTCCAGGGTACGGCTCAAAACTTCTGGTTTCAGACCGCGGTCTTTAAAAGCGTCATGATACATTTCTCCCGGAACAACGATAGAAATATACTGGTCAGAAGCGGTGATATTAAAAAAGATACAAGAAACCGCAGTGGATGTAATCAGTGTTCCGTCGCTTTTGACCAGTTTCAAAATCGATCGGGTTATTTTTCTGAGCATTCCGTTGGATTCCATGATGCCGCCAAAGATCATAGCCGACAAAATCAACCAGATGGTGTCCAGCATCCCTTCCATACCACCGGTGGAGAACAGGTCGTTCATTTCTTTATTGGGAGTGACAATGTGTGTTGGTCCGTAAATGGCCTGCATCACACCAATATAAGATGCTTTGGCATAGTTATCGGTGATGTGGGTCAGGTTTTGGATAATGTGTGGTTGAAAAATAACAGCAAAAATACCGCCGAGTAAAACGCCTATTGCCAGTGCGGGTAATGGCGGCATTTTTTTGATAATCACAATAAAGAGAATGACCGGGACCAAAAACAGCCAGGGCGTGATATGGAATGTTTGTAAAATGGAAGCCTGAACTTCGGCAATATGTTCCGGAGGCTTGCCGCCGTGCAGGTTAAACCCCATGATGAGAAAAATGATTAAAGTAATGGTAATGGACGGAATGGTGGTGTACATCATGTACCGGATGTGGGTAAAGATATCGGTTCCGGAAACAGCCGGGGCTAAATTTGTGGTGTCAGATAAAGGAGACATTTTGTCTCCGAAATATGCTCCGGAAACAATAGCTCCGGCAACGACAGCTTTATCAAAGCCCATCGCGTCACCAATTCCCAGTGTGGCTACTCCGATTGTGGCAATGGTTGACCATGAACTCCCGGTAGCTGTGGAAACAATCATCCCGATAAGCACCGCAGCAAACAAAAAGATTTTGGGCTTTAGAATGTCAAGGCCGTAGTAAATCAGTGCCGGGATAACTCCGCTGATGAGCCAGGTTCCGGCCAGTGCTCCAATCAGCAGTAAAATCAGAATCGCCGGCATGGCTGTGCCGATGGTCTTTACGATCTTTTCGCGCATTTCGGTCCAGGTATAGCCCATTCTTAACCCGAGAATCCCCGATAGTGCTGCTGCTGTCATTAAAGCCACCTGATTGGCTCCCCGCAGGGTGTCATCCCAAAACATCACGTTCATCGAAAGCAGGAAAATCAAAAAAACAATGGGAATCAAAGATTCTGTAAGGCTGGGCTGACGCTGAACTTTTTTTGACATATCCCGGATTGTGTATTTAAGTGATGAGTCTTCCTGTTTGCTGTAGGATGGGCTCTTTTGCTGACAAAGATAAAAAAAGATTAAGGCCGAAGTCCGGCGTGCCTTTGTTTGTAGGGTTTTTTTAGAATGACCATTTCAGCCGCAGATAATACATCTGTCCGTAATTCCCGAACTCGGTTTTGTCTTTGCCAAAGAAAAGCTGGGCCATGGTAAACAATTGCAGATTTTCGGTCAGACTGAAATCCAGCGACGGGCCGGCAAAAGCGGAATGGTCAAAAGGATTGTAAATAGAAGAAATATCCGCTTTAATGAGAGGGGTGATTGGATAAGCCACTTCCCCAAACAGATCGAATTTTGACCGTGTAAGGTTTTTCGGATTCATATTTCCGGTAAAGAAAAAAGTATTTGTGCCGGCTGGTCCGGTGGTTCCGGCACTGTTAAAAAGGAAAGATCCGTGCAGATAAATCTGGTTGTTACAGGTGTAATTGGCTCCTATGGAGGCAATCCACTGTCCGGTTGTATCCGAAAACCGGTCCAGATTTCTGAAATAGGAAAGCTCTCCGGTAAATCCTGCTGCTTTAATTTGTCCGGCCCAGCCCATGCCCATTACCAGGTCTTTTTCCATTACTCCGCCAAGAAATTGCAAGTCATAATTGTGAACGTTGAACTTATACATTAGGGCTGCCGTAAGTTGTTGTTTGTTATTGAGTTTTGCCGCGATCTGAAGCGATGAGAGTTCCCCGGTATAATATTGAAAACGGATGGCATCGCTGCCGGGACGTTCCACATAATCAAAATCAAAATAATTATAAGTATTAAAAATGTCATTGGGATTCCAGACCAGATTTTGTCCCCAGTTGATCCGTTGCCGTCCCACGGTGATTTCCAGTTTTTTCAAAGACCATTTCAGATATAGCCTGTCGATGTTTGTGTAAAATAAAAAAGAAGTATCACTGGCCAGCCGAAAAGTCATGTCCAGCCAGCCATAGTCATTGAGCAGATTGTCGGTGTAGAAAGGGTAAAAGTCGGCCATCATGGGGCCGAAGTTGAAATGATTGCGGATTCCGGCTGCGATTTTCAGGTTTTTCACCGGATACCATTGCAGGTTGATGCGATTATAAATACCGGATAAATTGGTCCATCTTGTTGTTTCTTTTGGGGCCCAGGTGGTATTCATGTATTCCAGGAAACCGGTAACCAAAAAGGAATGATTTTCTTGGCCGTAAATCCGGTTTCCTGTAAAGAAAGCAAACAGGATAAAAACCCAAAAGAGCCTTTTATCATTCATTCGGGTTGCCCTTTTTCCCTCCGTTTGCATTTGAAATGTATTATTGCCGGATTTTCCTTACAGATTGTTTTTTAGGAATTCTTCCATTTTCTGAAATACTTTATCTCTTACCTGTTTCTGAGAAAGCAGCAGGTCGTGTACTCCGCCTTCGAAAGAAGCTTTTTCCACATTTTTCCCAATAACATCGGCATAATGTTCAATGTCTTTTACGTTGAGAACTGCATCGGCATGTTGCATGTCCGGGCGGTAGTTTCCGGGTTTTACACTTTTGGCTGAATACATGACCAAAACCGGACAGGCAATATCCAGTCCTTTTTGCAGCGTTTTTTGGGCGGTATAAATTCCTTTTATCCAGCTGGCATGGATTTTAAAACCGGCATCCGGTTTTAGATCCAGATCATAATCCCACTCTCCATTGTGACTTTTGTGCAGGCTGTAACCATATCCTTTGTCGAGGCCTACCGGTGAAGGAAGTTTGGGGAATGAGCCGGCCAGGGAAACCATTAGCGGAATGAATGTTTTTTTCAAGAATGCCGGAACGTTGAATTCAAAAAACGGGCTGTTCAGGATGAGCGCATCCACTTTGTTGTCGTTGCGATGTTCGTGGGCATACAAAGCGGCAATTAATCCACCGGTGGAATGTCCGACAAGAACCAGTTTTTCATTTTTTTCCTTTTCGCGGATAAAAGTCACCGCGGCATCAATATCTTCAAAATATTCGTGATAGTCTTTGAAATCATTGGGCTTTTGGTGCGGCAGGATAGAGCGGCCGTATTTGCGCAATTCCAGGGCGTAAAAGTTGAAACCCTGCTGATTGGCCCATTCGGCAAAATGGTCCTGAAAAAAATAGTCGTTAAAGCCATGGATGTAAAGCAGTGCTTTTTTTGAATGGTTTGCCGCTTTTTTTTCAATGAGAGTAGCCACAACTTCTCCTTCATCATCCGGCTTCATTGTCAAAGTATGAAAAGTGTATCCGTTTTCTTTTTTCATAATGATAATATTTTTGATATCTGTTCTTTACAAATGTACTCAATTTCTATAAAATGCTACAGATGAAGTTTCTGAAAAAAGAAAATTTGGGCCGTTTAACCGGAAAAAGGACGTTGTTCCGATTTTTTATTCGCTGATGGCTTTTTCCGTTATGATGCGGATATTTCTCCGGCTGATAGGACTGGTTTTTTGAACATTGATTTCTTCAGTAATTCGGCTGGTATGGCATGATCCGCCGGCACACGAAAGGCGTTTTCCGGTTTTGGGGTCACGGATAGAGCTCGAACATTGTTTTTTAAACTGACCGTTTTTTAAAACAAACATCTTGATGGCAAATCCTGCAAAGGCTATACTTAAAATAACTACCGAAAGAAGAAATAGTTTTATAAACATATTTATCTGTTTCTATAAGACAAAAGTAAATATTTTTCTTGCATGCAAAGAAACCAGACGTATTTTATTTAAGATCCGGATTTGTTTTTAGTTAGATGATTGAAAATCATTAAGAAAATGATTTAAAACCTGATTGTATTCTGATGCTGCATTTAGGTAAGGAAAATGGCCTTGTTGGTGAAAGGTGTGCACTTTTGCGTCCGGATAAAGATGTTTTAGTTGTTCCCTGAGTATTTTTGGAATCAAAGGGTCGTTATCCGACTCGAAAATAAGCAAGGGAACGGAATTATTTTTTACCGGAATTGGAAATGGTTGGAGTACAATATCCAGCCGGTTGATAAATTGTTTTTTATTGAACGGAAGGCCTTGTAGTACAGCGTATAGCAGCGCATTGTTTTGTGCTGCAGGTAAAATGACATTGATGAGATTCTTTTTGCTCAACCAATACAAAAGTATTTCTGGCAGGAAAGGGATCATTTTTCGTTTTGTTCGGTTTTTATTTAACAAGAGATCGTTGGGAGGAAAAGTATTCCCGAAAATGGCTTGTTCTATTCTTTCCGGATGGTGTTGTGTTAAATACTGGACAATATATCCTCCCATGGAGGTTCCGATCACGGAAAATTGTTGAATTTTTTCTGCTTGAAGGATTTTTAAGATCCCTTTTTCTGCTTTTTCCAGTGTATTGACTTTTTGGGGGAGTGTAAAAGCTATGGTTTTAAATTGGTTTTCAAAAGCGATGATCTGGTTCCACCAAATATCATAAGCCCCTCCCATGCCATGTATAAACAGTAATGTTTTTGTGCCTTTTCCTCCTGAATAATAAAACCAGGATTCTCCATTTAATTCTATTTTTTTCAACGGACGGGCGCGAAATTCTTTTAACTTCTGGGCAAATACATCGTTTTCCGGATACAATTCAAAAAAATCATGATGGGGCGGAGGCAAAAAGTAAGTTATGGCTATCATGGCCAGTATTAACATAAAAAAGAGAACAAGTAACATGATTTTGGTTTTTATTTTAACCCGAAGATAAAGCATTTATTCTGTTTCTCGGAGAAATTTCTCCGAAAAACAGAATAATTCATTGAGCAGATTAAGGGTTTTCAAGGTTCAGATAAGTCTTCATCTTTTCAACGTAATCGGCAAAAGCTTTTTTGCCTTGCGAAGTTATCCGGCAGATTGTTTTGGGGTAGTTGTTCACAAATTTCTTTTCAATTTCAATATATCCGGCTTCTTTTAACTTTTTCAACTGATGGCTTAAATTTCCTTGTGTTGTGTTGGTTACTTCTTTCAGATAATTGAAATCGGCCGATCGGACTTTCATCAGCGTGGAGACAATGATGAGCCGGACTGGCTGACTGAGTACTTTATCCAGTTCCTGATACATGGCTCAAAGGATTAAGATTTCTTTAAAAGATAAGCCGGAATCAGGTAGCCCGTTAAAATGGCAAGAGACAAAATCAATAGTCCCGTTTGGGCGGAAACATAAAGCGAAACAATGGTGAAAGCGAAAAATAAAATGCCCCCGGCAATTAAAGGTTTAAATTTCATGGCCATTCCCGAAACAAGTGTCCCTACCCCGGCAAGAAATAAAATAAAAATGGTTGTATTGACCTGAAGGACGATAGAAATGAAAACAATCAGGAAAAAAGAAAAACCAATGACAATCCACAAGTATTTCAAAAACATATCGAGATATGTTTCGTATCCCCGCTGTTTTCCGTGTTTTTTACCATAAATGACCGATACAATTACACCGATGGGCATCAATATTACCCAGGGAAGATAATTGGCCTGAAAAGCGGTAAAGCTTATCAATGCATACTGTATAAGGGCGGCTGAAACGGTTAGCCATCCCCAAAATAAATAAAAGAAGCTTTGCTCTTTTATGTTTTCTTTTGTTTTCTGAATAGCCGAAGTGATGATTTCGAGGCTTTCATGTGCTGTTAAGTTTTCCATTTTATTTAGTTTTAATTATTAAAGAACTTTGCAAAAATAATATAGTTTGTAATACAAACCAAATTTTCAGGAGTTTTTTTTAATAAATTCTTTGTAAAGGATAATAAATAATGGGGAAAATATTGAATTATAGCGAGTTGCTTGTGGGTGTATTTCTGAAAAGGAATGGGCTTTTTGGGTAAAAAGGAGGGATGACAATGTTAAAATACGAGAATTTACCGGTAAAAAGCGGTTAAGATGTCATGCGAAACGTATAACAGACAATACCGGTAGCCACCGCGGCATTAAGTGATTCTGCCTGGCTGCCGGTTGCTGCCGGAATGGAAACCGGTTCGTCAATAAACGGGAAAAGGGAGTCCGAAATTCCGTGTGCTTCGCTGCCGATGAGTAAGATCCCTTTTCCGGGTTTTTTCACTTTCCGGATATCCTGGCCATTCAATACAGCACCAAATATTTTTAATCGGGAGGGCTTTTTTGACAACCAGGAAGATAAATTTGTGTAATGCACACGAACTCTTGCCAGCGAGCCCATAGTTGCCTGTACCACTTTTGGATTATAGGCATCCACCGTTTCGTCAGAGCAAAGGATCTCTTTTATTCCAAACCAGTCGGCTGTGCGAATGATGGTTCCCAGGTTTCCGGGATCTTTGATATTATCCAGTGCCAGCACGTAATCTTCCAGGGTAGAAATATCCGGTAATTGATGTTCCGGTTTTTCGATTACAGCTAACACATCCGATGGATTTTTCAAAGCCGATATTTTTTCCATCTCTTTTAATGAGATGGTTTCCGGTTTTAGGTGCTGTGGTAAATCGGGATGTTTTTCTATCCAGCTTTCTGTAGCATAAATTTGGATTACCGACAGTGGTCCGGCAATAAAATCCAGTACGTTGACAGTTCCTTCAGCCAAAAACTGCCGGTATTTTCGCCGGTACTTATTTAGGTGAAGTGAACGAAGGATTTTAATTTGTGCTTTACTCAACATGTGGCGAAGATAGCAAACAAAAAAGCTCTCACCAAAAGAAGGAGAGAGCTTTTTTAAGATTTTAAAAAAACCGTTATTCGGCTTTTACATCCAGTTGCACTTCAACGGCAATGTCTTTATGCAGCTTAACAGTGGCTTTGTAGGTACCTACTTCTTTAATGGCGTCGCCATTAACTTCAATCTTCTTACGGTCTACTTCCACTTTTTTCTGGTCTTTAATAGCGTCGGCAATCATGATGTTGTTCACCGAGCCGAAAATTTTACCTTTTGTACTGGCTTTTACGCCAATAGTCAGCTGGGCACCTTCCAGAACTTTAGCCAATTCTTCGGCTTCTTTTCTGATTTTTTCTTCTTTATAGGCCTGTTGTTTTTTTACTTCGGCCAATACTTTTTTAGCAGAATCGGTGGCAACGATAGCCATTCCTTTTGGGATCAGGTAATTACGTGCATAACCGTCTTTTACGGTAATCAGATCGTTTTTATAGCCCAATCCGTTAATATCTTGTTTTAAAATAATCTCCATTGTAATTTCCTCCCTCTTTTATTTTAATAAGTCAGCAACATAAGGCATTAAAGCAAGATGCCGGGCTCTTTTGATCGCCTTGGCTACTTTACGCTGGTATTTTGTTGAAGTTCCGGTGATACGGCGGGGCAGGATTTTGCCTTGTTCGTTCACAAAACGGAGTAAGAAATCGGCATCTTTGTAATCGATGTATTTGATGCGATTTTTCTTGAACCGGCAGTATTTTTTCTTTGTGGTATCTACTGCAATCGGCGTTAAATATCTGATATCTGAATTCTGTGCCATGATTTTATATTTTTAAGTTTTTTACCGGGTTTTGTTTAAGCTTTTTCAGCGGTTTCTTCTTTTTTGCTTTCTGCAAATTTCTTCCGCCTTTTTTCGTTGTAAGCAATGGCGTGTTTATCCAGCTTCACGGTGAGAAAACGCATGACTTTTTCGTCGCGTTTCATTGCAAGCTCAAATTTTTCAATAAACGATCCGTCAACCCTGTATTCAAACAGATTATAAAATCCGGTTGATTTTTTCTGGATGGGGTAGGCCAGCTTTCGCATGCCCCAATTTTCCACATTAACCATCTCACCACCATTGTCTGTGATGAGTTTTTCGTAGGCTTTTACCGTTTCCTTTACCTGATCTTCAGATAAAACGGGAGTTAAAATGAAAACGGTTTCATACTGATTTACCATCTTTTTGTGAATTAATGAATTAATAATTAAAATTTTTGGTCTGCAAAAGTAGAAAAAATTTGCTTATGGAACCACTTTGCATGCTTATTTTCTTTTGAATGTTTCATCCGAAATGATTTTTCCATCATCAAGGGTTACAATCCGGCGGGCTTTGTCCATAACCCGCTGATCGTGTGTGGCAAAAACAAACGTGGTTTTGTATTTCCGGTTCATTTCGGCCATGATTTCCAGGAGCTCATTGGTAGAACGTGAGTCGAGATTGGCTGTGGGTTCGTCGGCAATAATGAAGCGGGGTTGCGATGCAAGTGCCCGGGCTACTGCTACCCGTTGCTGTTGTCCGCCCGAAAGCTGCCCGGGTTTGTGGTCTGCTTTGTCTGCAATTCCTACGGCTTCAAGTAATTCCATGGCTTTTTGGCGGCGAACCTTTTTGGGGACTTTTTGCAGCTCAAGAATAAATTCGGTGTTTTCACGGGCGGTCAGCACCGGGATCAGATTATAAGCCTGAAAAACAAAACCAGTGTTGTATAACCGGAAGTCGATCAGTTGTCGAGAAGTAAGTGATTTTAAATTGGTTCCGTCAATGAAGATATCGCCCTGTGAGGGCAAATCCAGCCCGCCTAAGATATTCAGCAAAGTAGTTTTTCCCGAGCCGGATGGCCCTACAATGGCGGTAAACTCACCTTCTTCAATTTTCAGATCTACGCCGTTAAGGGCTTTTACCGGAACTTTTGTTTCTTCGTAAGTTTTGTAGATTCCTTTTGTTTCGATGATGCTCATGGTTTCTTGCTTTCGTTGTTTTTAATTCATTTCGCGTAAAGCGGTGGCCGGCTGCAGGCGAAGTGCTTTCAATGCCGGAGATATGCTGGATAAAATGGCAATGAGTACGACCAGCAGCATGCTGAAAATATAAAACGGGGTATTTACCCGGAAAAAGATTCTTGAACTGTAACCAATATAATTTAATCCGGCAGCCACACTGGAAAGATCAAACCCAACGGTTGCAAAATGATGAATAATCCAAATGCTAAGCAGCAAGCC
The sequence above is drawn from the Candidatus Sulfidibacterium hydrothermale genome and encodes:
- the dnaN gene encoding DNA polymerase III subunit beta, with amino-acid sequence MKFIISSANLLKSLQKLSGVMSSSNTLPILDDFLFELSEEKTLKITASDLETTISATVQVEMAENPGKIAIPARMLLEITKTFPNIPVTFNVDMASQEVQLMAGEGKYKLIGHNSDEFPQIPKLENTISVKLNASLLVNAFSKTLFATGNDELRPVMSGVLCEIRPDHINFVATDAHKLVRYRRNDIKSGKNASFILPKKPLNHLKNIMPDDPEMEVVLEYNDTNAVFQFDDVNMVCRLIDGKYPNYETVIPTQNPYKLVVNRKNLLDSLRRVAIFGSKSTHQVRFKITGQELILTAEDIDYSSNAKERLSCNYSGEDIEIGFNSKFMQEMLNTLEAENIDIELSAPNRAGIILPDTNDNEAEDILMLIMPVMLTQ
- the nhaC gene encoding Na+/H+ antiporter NhaC — translated: MSKKVQRQPSLTESLIPIVFLIFLLSMNVMFWDDTLRGANQVALMTAAALSGILGLRMGYTWTEMREKIVKTIGTAMPAILILLLIGALAGTWLISGVIPALIYYGLDILKPKIFLFAAVLIGMIVSTATGSSWSTIATIGVATLGIGDAMGFDKAVVAGAIVSGAYFGDKMSPLSDTTNLAPAVSGTDIFTHIRYMMYTTIPSITITLIIFLIMGFNLHGGKPPEHIAEVQASILQTFHITPWLFLVPVILFIVIIKKMPPLPALAIGVLLGGIFAVIFQPHIIQNLTHITDNYAKASYIGVMQAIYGPTHIVTPNKEMNDLFSTGGMEGMLDTIWLILSAMIFGGIMESNGMLRKITRSILKLVKSDGTLITSTAVSCIFFNITASDQYISIVVPGEMYHDAFKDRGLKPEVLSRTLEDAGTVTSVLIPWNTGGATQARVLGVPTLSYLPYAFFNLISPLMTIFFAYMNIKIRRYKDDKENKRTASEAGNQPS
- a CDS encoding alpha/beta hydrolase, with product MKKENGYTFHTLTMKPDDEGEVVATLIEKKAANHSKKALLYIHGFNDYFFQDHFAEWANQQGFNFYALELRKYGRSILPHQKPNDFKDYHEYFEDIDAAVTFIREKEKNEKLVLVGHSTGGLIAALYAHEHRNDNKVDALILNSPFFEFNVPAFLKKTFIPLMVSLAGSFPKLPSPVGLDKGYGYSLHKSHNGEWDYDLDLKPDAGFKIHASWIKGIYTAQKTLQKGLDIACPVLVMYSAKSVKPGNYRPDMQHADAVLNVKDIEHYADVIGKNVEKASFEGGVHDLLLSQKQVRDKVFQKMEEFLKNNL
- a CDS encoding alpha/beta fold hydrolase, encoding MLLVLFFMLILAMIAITYFLPPPHHDFFELYPENDVFAQKLKEFRARPLKKIELNGESWFYYSGGKGTKTLLFIHGMGGAYDIWWNQIIAFENQFKTIAFTLPQKVNTLEKAEKGILKILQAEKIQQFSVIGTSMGGYIVQYLTQHHPERIEQAIFGNTFPPNDLLLNKNRTKRKMIPFLPEILLYWLSKKNLINVILPAAQNNALLYAVLQGLPFNKKQFINRLDIVLQPFPIPVKNNSVPLLIFESDNDPLIPKILREQLKHLYPDAKVHTFHQQGHFPYLNAASEYNQVLNHFLNDFQSSN
- a CDS encoding winged helix-turn-helix domain-containing protein, whose protein sequence is MYQELDKVLSQPVRLIIVSTLMKVRSADFNYLKEVTNTTQGNLSHQLKKLKEAGYIEIEKKFVNNYPKTICRITSQGKKAFADYVEKMKTYLNLENP
- a CDS encoding NfeD family protein; protein product: MENLTAHESLEIITSAIQKTKENIKEQSFFYLFWGWLTVSAALIQYALISFTAFQANYLPWVILMPIGVIVSVIYGKKHGKQRGYETYLDMFLKYLWIVIGFSFFLIVFISIVLQVNTTIFILFLAGVGTLVSGMAMKFKPLIAGGILFFAFTIVSLYVSAQTGLLILSLAILTGYLIPAYLLKKS
- a CDS encoding TrmH family RNA methyltransferase — translated: MLSKAQIKILRSLHLNKYRRKYRQFLAEGTVNVLDFIAGPLSVIQIYATESWIEKHPDLPQHLKPETISLKEMEKISALKNPSDVLAVIEKPEHQLPDISTLEDYVLALDNIKDPGNLGTIIRTADWFGIKEILCSDETVDAYNPKVVQATMGSLARVRVHYTNLSSWLSKKPSRLKIFGAVLNGQDIRKVKKPGKGILLIGSEAHGISDSLFPFIDEPVSIPAATGSQAESLNAAVATGIVCYTFRMTS
- the rplI gene encoding 50S ribosomal protein L9: MEIILKQDINGLGYKNDLITVKDGYARNYLIPKGMAIVATDSAKKVLAEVKKQQAYKEEKIRKEAEELAKVLEGAQLTIGVKASTKGKIFGSVNNIMIADAIKDQKKVEVDRKKIEVNGDAIKEVGTYKATVKLHKDIAVEVQLDVKAE
- the rpsR gene encoding 30S ribosomal protein S18, which encodes MAQNSDIRYLTPIAVDTTKKKYCRFKKNRIKYIDYKDADFLLRFVNEQGKILPRRITGTSTKYQRKVAKAIKRARHLALMPYVADLLK
- the rpsF gene encoding 30S ribosomal protein S6; translated protein: MVNQYETVFILTPVLSEDQVKETVKAYEKLITDNGGEMVNVENWGMRKLAYPIQKKSTGFYNLFEYRVDGSFIEKFELAMKRDEKVMRFLTVKLDKHAIAYNEKRRKKFAESKKEETAEKA
- a CDS encoding ABC transporter ATP-binding protein, which codes for MSIIETKGIYKTYEETKVPVKALNGVDLKIEEGEFTAIVGPSGSGKTTLLNILGGLDLPSQGDIFIDGTNLKSLTSRQLIDFRLYNTGFVFQAYNLIPVLTARENTEFILELQKVPKKVRRQKAMELLEAVGIADKADHKPGQLSGGQQQRVAVARALASQPRFIIADEPTANLDSRSTNELLEIMAEMNRKYKTTFVFATHDQRVMDKARRIVTLDDGKIISDETFKRK